The sequence tgaacgggacatttcagttgatgaaatgtcccgttcatattgattataaatgttccatattaattgatttcgtcgcgagattttgacctctatatgagacatttttcaaagactgtattcgtttttcaaacaaccataacctttattttatcgataaaggtttaaaagcattacgtagattatcaaataatgataatctaaaatataccgtttacacacgaccattacataatggtttacaataagaatatattacatcaaaaataagtttcttgaatgcagtttttacataatatcatacaagcatggactccaaatcttgtccttattttagtatgcaacagcggaagctcttaataatcacctgagaataaacatgcttaaaacgtcaacaaaaatgttggtgagttataggtttaacatatatattatcaaatcataataatagaccacaagatttcatatttcaaaatacatcccatacatagagataaaaatcattaatatggtgaacacctggtaaccgatattaacaagatgcatatataagaatatccccatcatttcgggatacccttcggatatgatataaatttcaaagtactaaagcatccggtactttagatgggatttgttaggcccaatagatctatctttaggattcgcatcaattagggtgtctgttccctaattcttagattaccagacttaataaaaaggggcatattcgatttcgataattcaaccatagaatgtagtttcacgtacttgtgtctattttgtaaatcatttataaaacctgcatgtattctcatcccaaaaatattagattttaaaagtgggactataactcactttcacagatatttccttcctcggaaataagacttggccacggatcgattcacgaacctatacaaatatgtacatatatttatatatatcaaagtatgatcaaaatataattacaaccatttttattatgttttaaagatttgagtgtattaagtcagctgtcctcgttagtaacctacaactaattgtccacagttagatctacagaaataaatcgatatatatattttcttgaatcaatccacgtcccagtgtatacacatctcaggctagatcacaactcaaagtatatatctttttggaatcaacctcaaccctgtatagctaactccaacattactgcatatagagtgtctatggttgttccaaataatatatatacataggtcgatatgatatgtcaaaacatttgcatacgtgtctatggtatcctaagattacataatatattagaatacatgtataatacaatataagttagctaggatatgatttgtatagatttgttaaacatttcccgtagctaaaaagatcaaaaatatccaatcttgttttacccataacttcttcattttaaatccgttttgagtgaatcaaattgctatggtttcatattgaactctattttatgaatctaaacagaaaaagtataggtttatagtcggaaatataagttacaagtcgtttttgtaaaggtagtcatttcagtcgaaagaacgacgtctagatgaccattttagaaaacataatttcactttgagtttaaccttgatttttggatatagtttcatgttcatatgaaaaatcattttcccagaagaacaacttttaaatcaaagtttatcatagtttttaattatccaaaccaaaacagcccccggtttcactacgacggtgtatatccgattttatggtgttcatcgtgttttcaggttttaaatcattaagttagcatataatatagatatagaacatgtgtttagttgattttaaaattcaagttagaaggattaacttttgtttgcgaacaagtttagaattaactaaactatgttctagtgattacaagtttcaaccttcgaataagatagctttacatgtatgaatcgaatgatgttatgaacatcattactacctcaagttttctggataaaactactggaaatgagaaaaatggatctagcttcaaaggatccttggatggcttgaaagttcttgaaacagaatcatgacacgaaaacagttcaagtaagattttcactcgaaataagattattatagttgtacaaattgaatcaaagtttgaatatgaatattaccttgaattagaaagatgacctactgtaaataataaaggttccttgatcttagatgattacttggaatggattagaaaacttggaagtattcttgcaaacttggaagtattcttgatttttatgaaactatacttatggaatttatgaagaacacttagaacttgaagatggaacttgagagagatcaattagatgaagaaaattgaagaatgaaagtgtttgtaggtgtttttgatcgttggtatatggattagatattaaggatatgtaattttgttttcatgtaaataagtcatgaatgattactcatatttttgtaattttatgagatatttcatgctagttgccaaataatggttcccacatgtgttaggtgactcacatgggctgctaagagctaatcattggagtgtatataccaatagtacatacatctaaaagctgtgtattatacgagtacgaatacgggtgcatacgagtagaattgttgatgaaactgaacgaggatgtaattgtaagcatttttgtaaagtagaagtattttgataagtgtcttgaagtctttcaaaagtgtatgaataaatattaaaacactacatgtatatacattttaactgagtcgttaagtcatcgttagtcgttacatgtaaatgttgttttgaaacctttaggttaacgatcttgttaaatattgttaactcattgtttattatatcaaatgagatgttaaattgttacattatcatgatattatgatatataatatatcttagtatgatatatatacagttaaatgtagtttcaaaatcattaagttagtagtcttatttttacatatgtagttcattgttgatacacttaatgatatatttacttatcatttaacataattaaccaagtgtatcaatatcttaatatgattcatatgtacctagtaagacgttgttataacgataatcgttatatatatcgttttcgagtttcttaatttaatagtctcatttttatgtatataacacattgttaaaatacctaatgagatacctacttataataaaatcatgttaactatatatataaccatatatatgtcatcgtatagtttttacaagttttaacgttcgtgaatcaccggtcaacttaggtggtcaattgtctatatgaaacctatttcaaataataaagtcttaacaagtttgattgcttaacatgttggaaacatttagtcatgtaaatatcaatctcaattaatatatataaacatagaaaagttcgggtcactacaactgatttgtcactaagagtttaggccttgaagattctggctaagacagatatccctactcccaacgttaacctaaaaggtttaaacgaccttatggaatgaatcctaggtacatgaacaaagtggtatacccataaaggaaagtctcagcttttcttaatcctagttggtctaactaaagcaatatcctaccacttaatcactatgttatgccttaacattaacagatgtgcaatcttagatattctaaggtactgctaattgggatagaagtctctcctttgcgatcacttattcaatcccggatcatcttacaatatcttaagaacattgcttctgacgcgaatcatgcttctgagtaagctagtgttcactgaactctctaatgctaactctaatcacaacctaaatgggcagctcttctatgacgaacaaGTGGTTATTCGtatgtaggtactatatccctattgtgacgttaagcacacataactacttaccttgtattctagagttgatcaggtcctaatactaggttatagccacgtgaataagtggaaagggtgatccgtaaattaaacttctaaaccgtcaaggttttagcataacagtatgataaatttcagataaaatattcaacatataataaacatttgtaacagatagataatcatgcaagatgaaagccactcaagataataactttattaaattaaggaaagcgttcaccatttacagacgagatctggaccattacaagtgcctaCAACCTCTAGACCtcccctattacaatcttcggcgttcgtttCCGGGTACTTGATTTCccactcggaggtgagaaggccttgaaagctctagtgagagaaagggtattgtagtgagagagtgacgagaggtgtgtggaaattggatgacaaaaagccctttaaatagactagaaaattgcctgcaaacggctggcaggccctttggcaggccgtatttggcaggccgtttgccaggcaagccgtttcttggggccgtttgctggaccgtttggcaggccgtaccccatactggcaaaccgtatggcaagccgtatggcaggccatttttttGGTCtgatcagccttgattcactggatcgtaacttgatttcttgtctttcaccgttttcgctctagaatcttcattttagctccgtttctcttgattctttttacatcgtcttcgtaattactttacctacaaatttaatcaaaaaagtgattattttgccaacaaagctttgaactttatgcttttgggactcaatatcgggggtaaaaacctgactttttagccgatatcactctCGCAGCTTTTACCCCTTTTTCTTGTCAACTTTAATTAGGGAAAGTAGAATGTCATGACCCGGGAGTCTATTGCTCGGGATTTGTGAGTGACGCTGAAGGCTGCTTTCGGTGAGTCTGACCGCTCGTAGTCTAAGCTTCCATCTTTCCTGAAAAAGATGCATGGTTTCGTCGTCTATGACGGGGCCACTGGGTTCGTTCTTGTAATGCCTTGTAGCTATCGGTGTGTTTGTACGAACGCACTATCTCGGATTCGACTTTGTTCTTAATCCAGGGATGGCCAGTAAGGTCAGAGTGGATGCCTTTCAGGAGGCTCGTATGGCACAGGTAGCGGTGAATACCTGGTTTAAATATCGTAGGAATTTGTACACCAAGGAGAGTACGACGGTCAACCAGTTTTTAGAATTTAGTTGTGTTGTTCTATCGGGCAGTTACGTTGCATCCAGGGCATGTATCGCGGATGTCAATTATTGTAACAGTTGTCCCGTTGTAGTTTGTGTACTTTTGGTGAGACTTGTAATGAATCATGTATAGCTAATGAAATTTTTGATTTCAAGTATTTTGCATCGATTTTTTTTGAGTTGAACTAGTTCATATCTTCATATGTATGTTTAGAATACATTTGTGTTAGTTTTGGCGTGTATACCGTGCAGTGacgcgtgtttatgccatctactcattggccgtttatcagtataaacttgtaccgatgagggctagacaatcacctcttaagggggtacaaaatAACTAGTGTGGGACTTACGTGGATGCCGAAATCCGTCTGCCACTAACTGGTTattaatatatgaacatcgtttgtaAATAACGTACTGAACAAGTTATTGTAAATGGTTAAATGCTTTTATTCATTCCTGAAAATGAAAAACATACCTAGATTCTTTATTGAAAAAGATACATAAACATCAAGATAGCCGTAAGTTGAAGTGATCAGTTTCAGTCACGGTATCCATCTAAATTGCAGTGTAGCATTTAGCCACTTTTGTTTCCCTTAGCGGGCGTTCCATCTCGGTTGGAGCTTTCACGACTTTTTGGCCTGGAATGTTTTGGTGCCCGACTAAGGTGTTCATTGTTCCATGGTTGTTGATAAATTGTTCTTCCCACCCCGGCCGATAGCGCCAGCTAGCGCTCCCGCTTCCGGTCTTGTAAGAGTTAGTTGGGCTCTTTTTGTTGGAGTATGATGCTGGAGGGAAGTAACTTAGCCGTTTAAGCACTGACACGCGTTTTTCTTCCAAGATGTGAGGTGTTTTACTCGCTTGTGTTCTTCGTGTGACTTGAGTATTGCGTCTTACCGGGAAAGGCTGTTAGGTCGATTCGACTGTAGCCACACCTTTCCGGGTTGGAAATTTAAGCAAGCCGTGAGTAGTGGAGGTTATGGCGCTAAACTTTCTGAAGAAGTTTCTTCCCAAGATCACATTCGTAGCGGTCACAGATTTGACAACATAAAAGTCAATGACCTCACTACGGAGGTAGGGCTGTGTGCCTACCGTCACCGTTGCTTTGAGTCTTCCTATAGGTTCTTCAGTAGAGCTCGCAAATCCAGAGATAATGGCGTTGGAGTGTCTCATTTTTCTACCGACATATTTTGGGAGTTGGGAAAGGCAATGGGCGTACAAGACATCAACCTCACTCCCGGTGTCAGTGTACATTTCCTGGACACGAAAGCCGTCTATCAGGCCGTCAATCACCACAGTTTCTTCCCGAGCGTATCGTGTCGGTAACCTAGGGAATGTGATTGTCGCGTCTCTCTAGGGGTCGAGCTCATCTTTTCCGATACTAATAATTTTGATTACAACTTTATCTTTTGCCTTCTCACATTTCTTACCGTCTTCATTCTGCCAACTGAATGTTTTGTTGGGGTCGGCCTTCTTGAACTTCCGTCCTGACAACCAGTGATTGAGTTCACCTGCTTTGATTTTGGCGATGATTTTGCGTATCAACGCCTTGCATTCATCGGTGTCGTGGCCGTTGTCTTCGTGGAACTCACAATACTTGTCTAACTTTTGACCGTCACGTTTTTCCAGTGGTGCCGGAGGGGTAAACTTTGCCTTTACGGGTTCTGTTACTAGTATTTCCCTGGGAGTTTTGGATAGGCTGTCGATTAGGGACCCCTTATCATATGGTCTTCGGCTACTCTTATCATGCATGTGGCTGTCATGGCTTTTGCCATGACTGTTGTGGTCTTTATGATGTCTTTCGTTGCACTTGCTGCTGTCATGACAGTGCCTGATGTCGCTTCTTCTTTCCTCTTCTCTTTTCTTTTCGTCCCGGTGATACCCGGCTTGTCTTTTCCTTCTAGAGTGTTGGTAATGCCTCGTTGCCATCACTGCGTCTGCGAATGTACTTGGGATGTTCCACCGGAGTTCAGAGACGAGTGACGGGTGTGCATCTTTATCCAGGCATGTTATGAATCCAGAAATCTGTTGTGTTTCCGGGAGTCCTGGTATTTTTTGACACTCCAGCATATACCTTGTAATGAAGCTTTCAATTTTCTCTTCCCGGTACATTGGTATCTCGTGAGCATACAGGTGCGTATACGTGTGTCGGCGGAGGTTCTGATATTGCATGAGGAACTTTTTCCGCAAGTCTGCGAAGCACGTGATTCCATTAGGTGGT comes from Rutidosis leptorrhynchoides isolate AG116_Rl617_1_P2 chromosome 4, CSIRO_AGI_Rlap_v1, whole genome shotgun sequence and encodes:
- the LOC139841232 gene encoding uncharacterized protein; amino-acid sequence: MYTDTGSEVDVLYAHCLSQLPKYVGRKMRHSNAIISGFASSTEEPIGRLKATVTVGTQPYLRSEVIDFYVVKSVTATNVILGRNFFRKFSAITSTTHGLLKFPTRKGVATVEST